One Meriones unguiculatus strain TT.TT164.6M chromosome 5, Bangor_MerUng_6.1, whole genome shotgun sequence DNA segment encodes these proteins:
- the Bid gene encoding BH3-interacting domain death agonist isoform X1 → MAGCSLVSVSRQWWPACAMDSEVSNGSGLEAEHITNLLVFGFLQSSGHNFHQELEKLGHELPIPVYPEADLEDELQTDGNRPSRAFYHGRIEPDSESQEELIQNLARHLAQVGDEMDQRIRPTLVRQLASQFMTGDLSEEDRRNYLAQALDEVKTAYPKDMESDKAMLIMTMLLAKKVASHMPSLLRDVFRTTVNFINQNLFTYVRNLVRNEMD, encoded by the exons GTCAGCAACGGCTCAGGCCTGGAGGCTGAGCACATCACAAACCTACTGGTGTTCGGCTTTCTCCAAAGCTCTGGCCATAATTTCCACCAAGAGCTGGAGAAACTGGGTCACGAACTGCCCATACCAGTTTACCCAGAAGCAGACCTTGAGGACGAGCTGCAGACAGATGGCAACCGGCCTAGCCGCGCCTTCTACCATGGAAGAATAGAACCAG ATTCTGAAAGTCAGGAAGAACTCATCCAGAACCTTGCCAGACATCTCGCCCAAGTAGGCGATGAGATGGACCAGCGCATCCGGCCCACGCTGGTGAGACAGCTGGCCTCGCAGTTCATGACCGGCGACCTGTCGGAGGAA GACAGAAGGAACTACCTGGCCCAAGCCCTCGATGAGGTGAAGACGGCCTACCCTAAAGACATGGAGAGCGACAAGGCCATGCTGATAATGACCATGCTGCTGGCCAAAAAAGTGGCCAGTCACATGCCGTCCTTGCTCCGTGATGTCTTTCGCACGACAGTGAACTTTATTAACCAGAACCTGTTCACCTATGTGAGGAACTTGGTTAGAAAT GAGATGGACTGA
- the Bid gene encoding BH3-interacting domain death agonist isoform X2 — protein sequence MDSEVSNGSGLEAEHITNLLVFGFLQSSGHNFHQELEKLGHELPIPVYPEADLEDELQTDGNRPSRAFYHGRIEPDSESQEELIQNLARHLAQVGDEMDQRIRPTLVRQLASQFMTGDLSEEDRRNYLAQALDEVKTAYPKDMESDKAMLIMTMLLAKKVASHMPSLLRDVFRTTVNFINQNLFTYVRNLVRNEMD from the exons GTCAGCAACGGCTCAGGCCTGGAGGCTGAGCACATCACAAACCTACTGGTGTTCGGCTTTCTCCAAAGCTCTGGCCATAATTTCCACCAAGAGCTGGAGAAACTGGGTCACGAACTGCCCATACCAGTTTACCCAGAAGCAGACCTTGAGGACGAGCTGCAGACAGATGGCAACCGGCCTAGCCGCGCCTTCTACCATGGAAGAATAGAACCAG ATTCTGAAAGTCAGGAAGAACTCATCCAGAACCTTGCCAGACATCTCGCCCAAGTAGGCGATGAGATGGACCAGCGCATCCGGCCCACGCTGGTGAGACAGCTGGCCTCGCAGTTCATGACCGGCGACCTGTCGGAGGAA GACAGAAGGAACTACCTGGCCCAAGCCCTCGATGAGGTGAAGACGGCCTACCCTAAAGACATGGAGAGCGACAAGGCCATGCTGATAATGACCATGCTGCTGGCCAAAAAAGTGGCCAGTCACATGCCGTCCTTGCTCCGTGATGTCTTTCGCACGACAGTGAACTTTATTAACCAGAACCTGTTCACCTATGTGAGGAACTTGGTTAGAAAT GAGATGGACTGA